A window from Plasmodium chabaudi chabaudi strain AS genome assembly, chromosome: 11 encodes these proteins:
- a CDS encoding DNA polymerase 1, putative, which produces MKLSSIVIKHRNILRKYKNTNIQNIKNIYIYKQVHNYSHFINYNNVIYALQKKKENILTEASSFNSLLYTLKKYKLDKIKNENAHIVVENDGINKTNDPHTLPTNKYNTVVYDWIKSIKIYISWFSEITDDKYKSKCFSLPTYLIFHVVVPNDFEILTSILKPFENYDFYNFLDLANNNKSDTLGNSNFTKSYEKNVLQKLDQESISDDAEKGKKKKKNNNNIENEENDEQEDNGGLITYWTSQDANSKHPIIGNVLLNQTKVSEQLTKNNCNIGGDQEKEKIYFFTFNINELEKNDKVKEMINECMKGEFSNETNSISYEKEKDVNPFLFVVYDYKTLIHIFNNLKINLLNIKNVFDIYIVSTLLQLVQRGEKLQNVFSSYTEKTHNDFLSLSNNEYKKFAPYFRSYSIVPPEFSDVLSGKFGIYGWGKYQKKKDAPKKKKIEKTKNEKKKNRLEKVNNLQENNPNKENNFKFTFTNVEVKHINNIKKIVFGNKRSIYEITEEDMMSYCISRNIFLIILFNYLINLLKNNMNILTLYIKVEQPLIFCISEIEKEGIYLNQKKIQEIQNNSNDPLMYKKQIEQLCGYDINLNSSKQVSSLLSKALFNGGFNHEIKTSLENPNNEIAASKNVVNPFSINDSEDHLMNVLNLNSNYFDYISNGQIQTNDSNGSANHDKKKKKKNSTQQQDVSNITLEEQNCGDEFDELNSLASLDIQESNGFTSNNHDISEKINNEMNSKIKIRQYSNTINEMKRNKSLQTNNKMLKIIIDELEKNNYVGEKEKENIKQIISNIKLYRESKKLFQNYIENLPKHIQKNTNKIHCNFNQLGASTGRLSCDQPNLQNIHSKFRCTISLKNDDIKPISVKTKHVKNKSVNQNLLTFDYKQMELFVMAYLSFDSQLLKMLNNSDVFVETAKVLFNTNDVTKELRRMTKTVIYGILYGQSENGLAKNLLVSENFAKSLIDNFFNFYPNVFKFMQKQKILVKNINSVYTLIGRKRLVDPTIKNKYRISMNTPIQGCAADIMKFALLSCHKILSYFDNPNQDIDTFLKMNNINISLLKKYKNYIKSTKLILQIHDELLFQCDENGTNDIIQLLNPVLENSFLNLIKYTNTQNRLLLLYDYMNDNISIHTYIENMKLLNTENYLLYNQTENFDTILQDFNLKLPIKAEVGTNNKE; this is translated from the coding sequence atgaaattatcTTCTATTGTAATAAAACATCGTAACattttaagaaaatataagaataccaatatacaaaatattaaaaatatttatatatataagcaaGTACACAATTATTctcattttataaattataataatgttatatatgctttacaaaaaaagaaggaGAATATTCTAACCGAAGCCAGTTCTTTTAACTCGCTTCTTTAcacattaaaaaagtataaattagataaaataaaaaacgaaaacGCACATATAGTTGTTGAAAACGATGGaataaacaaaacaaatgatCCACACACATTACCcactaataaatataatactgTAGTATATGATTGGATAAAATCtatcaaaatttatataagttGGTTTTCCGAAATAACAGATGATAAATACAAATCCAAATGTTTTTCTCTTCCtacttatttaatatttcatgTAGTTGTTCCTAAtgattttgaaatattaacaAGCATTTTAAAGCcttttgaaaattatgatttttataattttttagacCTCgccaataataataaatcagACACTTTAGGTAATTCGAATTTTACGAAATCatacgaaaaaaatgttttgcAAAAATTGGATCAGGAATCCATTTCTGATGACGCTGAAAAAggaaagaagaaaaaaaaaaataataataatatagaaaatgaagaaaatgatgagCAAGAAGATAATGGTGGGCTCATTACATATTGGACTAGCCAAGACGCAAATAGCAAGCACCCCATTATTGGAAATGTTTTACTTAATCAGACAAAAGTATCGGAACAActcacaaaaaataattgcaATATAGGTGGTGACCAAGAGaaagagaaaatatattttttcacttttaatataaacgAATTAGAAAAGAATGATAAAGTCAAGGAAATGATCAACGAATGCATGAAGGGCGAATTTTCAAACGAAACGAATAGCATAAgttatgaaaaagaaaaagatgtGAACCCATTTCTGTTTGTCGTATATGACTACAAAACATTAATACACATAtttaacaatttaaaaataaacttattaaatattaaaaatgtattcgatatttatattgtaaGCACATTATTGCAACTCGTTCAAAGAGGAGAAAAATTACAGAAcgtattttcttcatataCTGAAAAAACACataatgattttttatcactttcaaataatgaatataaaaaatttgccCCATATTTTAGATCCTATTCGATTGTCCCACCAGAATTTTCGGATGTCCTATCTGGAAAGTTTGGAATTTATGGATGGggaaaatatcaaaaaaaaaaagacgccccaaaaaaaaagaaaattgaaaaaacgaaaaatgaaaaaaagaaaaatcgCCTCGAAAAAGTAAACAACCTTCAAGAGAACAATCCGAAtaaggaaaataatttcaaaTTTACTTTCACAAATGTAGAagtaaaacatataaataatattaaaaaaatagtatttggtaataaaagaagtatatatgaaattacAGAAGAAGATATGATGAGTTATTGCATTTCtcgaaatatatttttaattatattatttaattatttaataaatctattaaaaaataatatgaatatattaacacTTTATATTAAAGTAGAACAgccattaattttttgtataagtgaaattgaaaaagaaggaatatatttaaatcaaaaaaaaatacaagaaatacaaaataattcaaatgatCCATTgatgtataaaaaacagATAGAGCAATTATGTGgatatgatataaatttaaattcatCTAAACAAGTTTCCTCTCTTTTATCTAAAGCATTATTTAATGGTGGCTTTAATCACGAAATTAAAACTTCACTTGAAAATCCGAACAATGAAATAGCTGCTTCAAAAAATGTTGTGAACCCCTTCAGTATCAATGATAGTGAAGATCACTTAATGAATGTCTTGAATTTGAATTccaattattttgattatatCTCAAATGGTCAAATCCAAACAAACGACTCCAATGGTAGCGCCAACCAtgataaaaagaaaaaaaaaaaaaattcaacaCAACAGCAAGATGTGTCTAACATAACATTGGAGGAACAAAATTGTGGAGACGAATTTGATGAATTAAATTCTTTAGCCTCATTAGACATTCAAGAGTCCAACGGGTTTACTTCGAATAATCATGATATatcagaaaaaataaataacgaaatgaatagtaaaataaaaattcgaCAATATAGTAATacaataaatgaaatgaaaagaaataaatcattacaaacaaataataaaatgctgaaaataataattgatgagttggaaaaaaataattatgttggtgaaaaagaaaaagaaaatataaaacaaattattagtaatataaaactatatagagaatcaaaaaaattatttcaaaattatattgaaaatttaCCAAagcatatacaaaaaaatactaaCAAAATTCATTGCAATTTTAATCAATTAGGAGCATCAACAGGTAGATTATCATGTGATCAAccaaatttacaaaatattcattCAAAATTTAGATGCACcatttcattaaaaaatgatgatataaaacCGATATCTGTTAAAACAAAACATGTAAAGAACAAATCTGTAAATCAAAATTTACTTACTTTCgattataaacaaatggaATTATTTGTTATGGCATATTTAAGCTTTGATAGTCaactattaaaaatgttaaataaTAGTGATGTGTTTGTAGAAACAGCCAAAGTTTTATTTAACACAAATGATGTAACAAAAGAATTAAGAAGAATGACAAAAACGGTTATATAtggtatattatatggaCAATCAGAAAATGGGTTAgctaaaaatttattggTTAGTGAAAATTTTGCAAAATCTTtaattgataatttttttaacttttatccaaatgtatttaaatttatgcaaaaacaaaaaatactagttaaaaatattaattcaGTTTATACATTAATAGGAAGAAAAAGATTAGTTGATCCaactattaaaaataaatatagaataaGTATGAATACACCTATTCAAGGTTGTGCTGCTGATATTATGAAATTTGCATTATTATCATGTCATAAAATACTTTCttattttgataatccCAATCAAGATATCGATACTTTTctcaaaatgaataatataaatatttccttattaaaaaaatataaaaattatataaaatcaacaaaattgattttacaaattcatgatgaattattatttcaatGTGATGAAAATGGTACTAACGATATTATACAATTATTAAATCCTGTTTTAgaaaattcttttttaaatttaataaaatatacaaatacacaaaatagattattattattatatgattatatgaatgataatatatctatacACACATACattgaaaatatgaaattattaaatacaGAAAATTATCTTCTTTATAATCAAActgaaaattttgatacTATTCTTCAAGACTTTAATTTAAAGTTACCAATTAAAGCAGAAGTTGGGACTAACAATAaggaataa
- a CDS encoding poly(A) polymerase PAP, putative produces MHTVYKSESLIECSNFLLCSKEEIEEFLELNEIKHDNEETYINYNIECALNKNVHDKKDEISNRRNIITNDNVTENKKHEYGVSDPVSLDYPTEEDLKKGNDVVELLKSYNLFETEQALKKREKVLGMINKLFHEFVIELSISQGINEEEAKEIYGNLYTFGSYRLGVITPNSDIDCIFLAPQNVTREIFFNEFYLKLQQDRNVKKLQALPETYTPIIQFMYDDVDIDLLLATLPYRTLKDCRYTLDNDYILKNLDEVTVRSLNGIRVADLILGSVPNKDNFRNTLRFIKLWAKRRGIYSNILGFLGGISWALLTAKICQIYPNYNISQLICKFFRVYSIWNWKYPVLIQNIKKYNVEGLKNFTIWDPEKNVKDKLHIMPIITPAFPCMNSTHNVTYCTRSILIEEFKRAHSIISYMELNPDADIGQVMEHVNNLMSHGNAININNVAKSGDIENVNIHSSSSSIWSCIIEPFDLFKTYKHFLHIQIMGTNELIYNLWKGWIESKIRLLFKKLETINELKIRPFPKFYTYKKDKFYYCSSFFIALIFFFKNPYDNTFNLSYAIRDFIDIVLNWPQKNKYANSFKINISYQKVSQVLDFLSSVSNDSKENNGDS; encoded by the coding sequence ATGCATACGGTTTACAAAAGCGAGAGTTTGATTGAATGTagcaattttttattgtgcAGTAAAGAAGAGATCGAGGAATTTCTGGAATTGAATGAGATAAAACATGATAATGAAGagacatatataaattataatatagagTGTGCattgaataaaaatgtgcatGATAAAAAGGATGAGATAAGTAACCgaagaaatataataacaaatgataatgtaactgaaaataaaaaacacgAATATGGTGTATCAGATCCTGTATCTTTAGATTATCCAACAGAAgaagatttaaaaaaaggtaATGATGTTGtagaattattaaaaagttataatttatttgaaacTGAACaagcattaaaaaaaagagaaaaagtATTAGGtatgataaataaattatttcatgAGTTTGTAATTGAGTTATCTATAAGTCAAGGAATAAATGAAGAGGAGgcaaaagaaatatatggaaatttatatacatttggTTCATATAGATTAGGAGTAATAACACCAAATAGTGATATtgattgtatatttttagcaCCACAAAATGTAACaagagaaatattttttaatgagttttatttaaaattacaaCAAGATagaaatgtaaaaaaattacaagcATTGCCAGAAACATATACACCTATTATTCAATTTATGTATGATGATGTAGATATAGATTTATTATTAGCGACATTGCCATATAGGACTTTAAAAGATTGCCGTTATACATTAGATAATGATTATatacttaaaaatttagatgAAGTAACAGTTCGATCTTTAAATGGTATACGGGTTGCTGATTTAATTTTAGGTTCGGTAccaaataaagataatttTCGAAACACTCTtagatttataaaattatgggCAAAAAGAAGAGGAATCTATAGTAATATTTTAGGTTTTTTAGGAGGTATTTCATGGGCATTATTGACAGCTAAGATTTGTCAAATATAtccaaattataatattagtcaattaatttgtaaattttttagaGTTTATTCTATATGGAATTGGAAATATCCTGTtcttatacaaaatattaaaaaatataatgttgaaggattaaaaaattttactaTATGGGATccagaaaaaaatgttaaagaCAAATTACATATCATGCCAATTATTACCCCCGCTTTTCCTTGTATGAATTCAACACACAATGTTACATATTGCACTAGAAGTATTTTAATCGAAGAATTTAAACGTGCCCACTCCATTATTAGTTATATGGAATTAAATCCAGATGCAGATATTGGACAAGTTATGGAACATGTCAATAATTTGATGAGTCATGGAAATgctattaatattaataatgtaGCAAAATCTGGTGATAttgaaaatgttaatattCATAGTAGCAGTAGTAGTATATGGTCATGTATTATTGAGccttttgatttatttaaaacatataaacattttttacacaTTCAAATTATGGGAACTAATGagcttatatataatttatggaAAGGTTGGATAGAAAGTAAAATTAGGTTACTCTTTAAAAAGTTAGAAACTATTAATGAACTAAAAATTCGACCATTCCCTAAATTTTATACTTACAAAAAagacaaattttattattgctcttctttttttattgcccttatatttttttttaaaaacccTTATGACAATACTTTTAACTTATCATACGCAATCAGAGATTTTATAGACATTGTCCTAAATTGgccacaaaaaaataaatatgcaaactcatttaaaattaacatCAGCTACCAAAAAGTATCTCAGGTCTTGGACTTCTTGTCAAGCGTTTCAAATGATTCAAAGGAAAATAATGGAGATAGTTAA